A genome region from Schistocerca nitens isolate TAMUIC-IGC-003100 chromosome 4, iqSchNite1.1, whole genome shotgun sequence includes the following:
- the LOC126252587 gene encoding circumsporozoite protein-like, protein MRNVGWLSRMLTGTVAGRQERCQERWQERWLTGRNASWLAGTLARTLCGQEESCLACRSAGRNAGRNTGRNACWLAATLAGILAGWQERWLAGRNAGRNTGWLAGALAGCQEHLQEYWMAGRSAGWLAGTLAGIQAGWQERWVDARNTGRNAGRTAGRILTGWQEHWQERWLKARNADCLAGTLAGILAGWQERWLAGRKLAGTLAGRQECWQERWLEHWQECLLAGRNAGWLARTLAGTLAGHEER, encoded by the coding sequence ATGAGGAACGTTGGCTGGCTATCACGGATGCTGACTGGAACGGTGGCTGGCCGGCAGGAACGCTGCCAGGaacgctggcaggaacgctggctgaccGGCAGGAATGCTAgttggctggcaggaacgctggcacgAACGCTGTGTGGCCAGGAGGAAAGCTGCCTGGCTTGCAGGagtgctggcaggaacgctggtaGGAACACTGGCAGGAATGCTTGCTGGCTGGCAGCAACACTGGCAGGAatactggctggctggcaggagcgctggctggctggcaggaacgctggcaggaATACAGGATGGCTGGCAGGAGCGCTGGCCGGCTGCCAGGAACACTTGCAAGAATACTGGATGGCTGGCAGgagcgctggctggctggcaggaacgctggcaggaatacaggctggctggcaggagcgCTGGGTGGATGCCAGGAacactggcaggaacgctggcaggaCTGCTGGGAGGATACtgactggctggcaggaacactggcaggaacgctggctgaaaGCCAGGAACGCTGACTGCCTGGCAGGTACGCTGGCAGGAatactggctggctggcaggagcgctggctggctggcaggaagctggcaggaacgctggctggccggCAGGaatgctggcaggaacgctggctggaacACTGGCAGGAATGCTTGCTGGCCGGCAGGAATGCTGGTTGGCTGGCAAGaacgctggcaggaacgctggctggccacGAGGAACGCTGA
- the LOC126252588 gene encoding BCL-6 corepressor-like protein 1, with protein sequence MANHRSCLPATVSARVPASEPVPAFLPFSLPAFLIAGQHSCRSASIPASVPASHLAFLPASKHSCQCPASVPASTPASHASFLPASQRSCKRSCQPATIPASFPDSQPWFLLASHRSCLPATVPASVAASQPAFLPGSQLSCWPASIPASVPANVPASVPASQPTFLPTRKHTCQCSCQRSSHHSCQPGSIPAGHQAFLPGFLPVFLPASQRSCQAVSVPRGQPAFLPAFLPANQHSCRPASIPASVPASVPASIPAGQPAFLPASCQPASAPASQPVFLPAYLPGSQRSWLSASVPASVPASQSVSSQQSCQRSCQCSWHPPSAPASQPVFLPAFLPASQRSCQPSSILASVPGSRPALLPAILYSCQRSCQPASAPASQPVFLPVLLPASKHSCQCSYQRSCQHSCKPGSFPPGHTAVPAGQPPFQSASVIASQRSSWPTTVPACQPPFLPVFLPASQWSCQHSSQRSSQPASIPARQPAFLPFSLPAFLIAGQHSCRSASIPASVPASHLAFLPASKHSCQCPASVPASTPASHASFLPASQRSCKRSCQPATIPASFPDSQPWFLLASHRSCLPATVPASVAASQPAFLPGSQLSCWPASIPASVPANVPASVPASQPTFLPTRKHTCQCSCQRSSHHSCQPGSIPAGHQAFLPGFLPVFLPAR encoded by the exons ATGGCCAACCACCGTTCCTGCTTGCCAGCCACCGTTTCTGCCCGTGTTCCTGCCAGCGAGCCAGTG CCAGCATTCCTGCCATTCTCCCTGCCAGCCTTCCTGATAGCTGGCCAGCATTCCTGCCGGTCTGCCAGCATTCctgccagtgttcctgccagccactTAGCATTCCTGCCAGCGAGCAAGCATTCCTGCCAGTGTCccgccagcgttcctgccagcactCCTGCCAGCCATGCATCATTCCTGccggccagccagcgttcctgcaagcgttcctgccagccagccaccaTTCCTGCCAGCTTTCCTGATAGCCAGCCATGGTTCCTGTTGGCCAGCCACCGTTCCTGCTTGCCAGCCACCGTTCCTGCCAGTGttgctgccagccagccagcgttcctgccaggcaGCCAACTTTCCTGCTGGCcagccagcattcctgccagcgttcctgccaacgttcctgccagcgttcctgccagccagccaacATTCCTGCCCACCAGGAAGCATACctgccagtgttcctgccagcgtTCCAGCCACCACTCCTGCCAGCCAGGCAGCATTCCTGCCGGACACCAAGCGTTCCTGCCAGGGTTCCTGCCAGTGTTCCTgcctgccagccagcgttcctgccaggcaGTCAGCGTTCCTCgtggccagccagcgttcctgccagcgttCTTGCCAGCCAACCAGCATTCCTGCCGGCCAGCAAGCATTCCTGCCAGTgttccagccagcgttcctgccagcattCCTGccggccagccagcgttcctgccagcttcctgccagccagccagcgctcctgccagccagccagtatTCCTGCCAGCGTACCTGCCAGGCAGTCAGCGTTCCTGGCtttcagccagcgttcctgccagtgttcctgccagccagtcaGTATCCTCCCAGCAGtcctgccagcgttcctgccagtgtTCCTGGCATCCACCCAGcgctcctgccagccagcctgtattcctgccagcgttcctgccagccagccagcgctcCTGCCAGCCATCCAGTATTCTTGCAAGTGTTCCTGGCAGCCGGCCAGCGCTCCTGCCAGCCATCCTGTATtcctgccagcgttcctgccagccagccagcgctcctgccagccagccagtatTCCTGCCAGTGTTGCTGCCAGCCAGCAAGCATTCCTGCCAGTGTTCCtaccagcgttcctgccagcactCCTGCAAGCCAGGCAGCTTTCCTCCTGGCCACACAGC CGTTCCTGCCGGCCAGCCACCGTTCCAGTCAGCATCCGTGATAGCCAGCCAACGTTCCTCATGGCCAACCACCGTTCCTGCTTGCCAGCCACCGTTTCTGCCCGTGTTCCTGCCAGCGAGCCAGTGGTCCTGCCAGCATTCCTCCCagcgttccagccagccagccagcattccTGCCCGACAGCCAGCATTCCTGCCATTCTCCCTGCCAGCCTTCCTGATAGCTGGCCAGCATTCCTGCCGGTCTGCCAGCATTCctgccagtgttcctgccagccactTAGCATTCCTGCCAGCGAGCAAGCATTCCTGCCAGTGTCccgccagcgttcctgccagcactCCTGCCAGCCATGCATCATTCCTGccggccagccagcgttcctgcaagcgttcctgccagccagccaccaTTCCTGCCAGCTTTCCTGATAGCCAGCCATGGTTCCTGTTGGCCAGCCACCGTTCCTGCTTGCCAGCCACCGTTCCTGCCAGTGttgctgccagccagccagcgttcctgccaggcaGCCAACTTTCCTGCTGGCcagccagcattcctgccagcgttcctgccaacgttcctgccagcgttcctgccagccagccaacATTCCTGCCCACCAGGAAGCATACctgccagtgttcctgccagcgtTCCAGCCACCACTCCTGCCAGCCAGGCAGCATTCCTGCCGGACACCAAGCGTTCCTGCCAGGGTTCctgccagtgttcctgccagccagataG